agAGCAAATGAAAaaggattataaatttgacttaaaaaatgtgtatttttattgtgtagtgtgttgagttaaagttaaatttaaaatttttaacttgaaaaatatgtatttttattgtatagtgtattgagttaaagttaaaattaaaatttaaaaattttaacttgcaATCCAAATAGGTCCCAAATTTCTCATTTCCTCTCTATTTTAGtgattctctcttcttgttctttttctcttcttcaaaAACCCacaaaatatcatttttttcaaaagtgTCAACTCGTGGTTAAATGTCTTTTCGATTGTTCGAACAATTCAATTCTTGGCTATAGATTCATGCAGTTGCCCATACATTTGTCTCTTACCGATCGAAGGTTCATGCATTTGCCCGTGTACTTTTAACCCATTTCATGTCTCCAATTTTGGATTGTTGTCTGTTCATGCACAGATGCTCCGGCTTCCGTCTTTTCTTCTCCTTAGAGTCCTCTAAAACTTTCTTGCAAATCGAGACAAATCGCCCTTTCGCATAGTGGTCTCACAACATCATCATGTTGgctttcctcttcctctccatttGCCAAATTTCATGGAGTTGAGTCGTCTTAATCACGAAAGACAACCAAAAAGTCAAATCCTGTGTGTCGCAATGTCAGATATTCAAATCCCATTTCGGAGACCTCACATGAGCGTCATTAATGGCAGCGGCTGAAGAGTCCCATTTAATAATGACTTGTGGAATCCAtttctaaaaaaaagagaggttGCCGTCAACAGTAGGCCTGGTGGGGCCGGCCTGCTATGCGATAGCCCTTCATCGAAAGGTCctctaataaaataaaagggcaGAGAGATAACGGGATACCTCAGTGGAGGGATTGGGGTCGTCGATTGGCGGTCCCAACCCCGAATTGACCGACGTCTTTCGTGGGTATTGACAATTTCGATGGAATCGGCGGCCCCAATCACTCCTTTCATTTCGGTTTtctttataggactaaaatgaaataaaatgaaaagtttaggatagaaatgataaaagaaaaagatttagaactaaaatgattaaaatactaaaaattgaggactgaaaatgaaaaaaaattaacaccgTAACCACCTATGTTTAACGGAGTATATCATATGGTGGTTAATCGTCCCTGACAAAAACACATGGTGCAAATTGTCGTGATCCTAAATTACAATGatgatttttgtactttttccggaaaataaaaataaaaaataaaaggggagAGAGATAGCATGACTATGCTGCAGCGGCATTCGGCCCACTTTATCGGGCCGGATGCCGTGCACTCTAGGGGAAAGAGAATCGGCCCGACCCAGTTGCCACGTGGAGGCAATTGGGCCGGCAAAAAGAGAACATTGTGGATGCTCTTAGGACTGTCACTCGACTCGTCTGAGCTGTGCATGTTATGGGACAGACCATCTCCTCTGtcaatttaatgtaaaaatttcaAGGTACCATATCTTGCCCAAGGTCTACCTAAATGCTGCCTGTGGCATTGTAATTATTTACTCTCATCTATTGGTGGAAATCAACATATCAGGAATTACAGAACAAATTCATTACGTAGCGTTTGTAGGAGGTTGTTTGTTGTGTGCATGTCATGGGATAACCTCTCTTCCATCAAATTGATCAGCTGAGGCAAAACAAATTTCAAGGCATACTTTTGTCAAAGATTTATTCAAATTCTATCAACTGTGTCATTGTTTCTCTCTTCCCTAGCTCTTCCATGAAAATCAACGGGGtagaaagtgaaaaaaaaaaacccataaAATTCAAAGgtatttttatagatatttaaGACTTAGGTTTCATGAAAGATCTCCATGTAGAAAAACATTGGTATTGGTAAGTGCTTTGAGTCTTATTTCTTACTAGTTGACGGAGCGAGTTGCGCGATAAATTTCTATATTAAATATTCAACATATATGATGTACAAAtggatatagatataaaaaaaattatatattttatcaagTAGGCATAATAAATACTGTAAATTACGAAAAAAACTAAATATCATGGTagcaaacaaatatatatatattcaagcCATATGATTATATGAGAAGATCATATGTATAGAGAGTTAATAATCTTATAATATTAACCCAAGGGATGGCATGTGTGGTTGGAGGACTTGTCCCATGGATTTGCTAGGAATTCATTGTGTGATTGCAAAAATTAGTTAAGCGAAACCCGAATACTCATtgttatagaaaaatatattataaatttatgatttgCATTAGTGCAACAGAACATGGAGGATTTATAGTGTAGatgcaaaaaagaagaattttcGTTTCATATTTATAAGCATTTGGTATAttgaacttgaaaaaaaatcacttataTTGAGGAGCTCTTTCAAAATATTGagaaatcttttaatttttttgtaaaaataattatatatattatcacatACAAATAATCGACGAATAATCAAAATACGTCGAATGtgattcaaaataaatataataaaattcattgaactgaaattgaaatatcaatttaATGTGGAGCCGAGGGTTATCAAATGGATTGATTCGAGAAAGTAATAACATTTTACTAGGAGTTAACGGTTTTTAAACGGAGCTCGCACATTCCGAATTTcgattttttatatatatattatatataaattcctTCTATGTTTTTACTTTGCTGGAAAGCAGCAgcagtgttttttttttttggaaaagtgCAGAAACCCCTTATGGTTTGAGGTCGGGACAAATTACACCGTGTGCTTTTGTTAGATATAATTAGCCTCCATGTGGTTTACTTCGTTAGCCATAGGGAGTTAcgacgttaattttttttttcatttttagtctttaatattttagccttttaatcattttagttctaaatcttttttcttttaccatttttattcttaagtttccttttttttattcctaaaaagaaaatcgaaagggaaaTAGGGGTCGGGACCACCGATTGAGGTCGCCGACATCCTCCATGGGTATTGGTGACCTCAGTGAGGGGTTGTGGTCGCCTATTGGTGGCCCCAACCCCTGAATCAATCATGGACTCCAAGTCGGAGTTTCTGATTGATTTGCGGGTTGGGGCCGCCAATCAACGACCCTAGTCCCTCCACAAAGGCTGCCGGTACCCACAGAGGTCACTAGCAGCCTCGATGGAGGGTTAGGATTGCTGATTAGCGGCCCTAGGTCGCGAATTGTTCGGGAACTCTGACTCGGAGTCCCGATTGATTCAGGGGTTGGGGCCGCTAATTGGTGACCctgacccctccaccgaggtcgctgATATCCATGGAGGACACTgacgacctcggtggaggggtcggggtggCTGATTGGCGACCCCAGCCCACGAATTGATCGCGAACTTCAACTCAGAGTCCCCAATCGATTCAGGGGAGTTGGGGCTGCCAATCGGCGACCTCGACCTCTCCACCGAGGTTGCTAGTACCCATGGAGGATGCTAGTGACCTCAGTGGGGTCGGGATAGTCGATTGGCAACCTCGACCCCTcattccctttcgattttctttctaggacgaaaatgaaaagttgaggataaaaatgataaaagagaaaagatttagaaccaaaataattaaaatgccAAATATAggaataaaaatggaaaaaactAACGTCGTAACCCCTATGGCTTACGAAATACACCACATGATGGGCTAATTGTCCCAAACAAAAGTCTGGATCTTTGAAGATTCGAGTAGATCCGAGAATATCGAGCATGTATCTTCAAGGATCCGAGGCGCCATCTTAGCTAGAGTCTGGGTTTCTGAACCAGACTAGGCCGACCGGACAAAAACCACCGAGATCTCCAGTGGTGGATATATACAACCATCGGTGGAGGGGTTGGGACCTACAAATCGAGAAGGAAGGGAGAGGGTGATGGATGCATCGATAGGGGAGACTAGAAGGAGGGCTCTATTCCGAGAGGGTTTAGAGAGAAGTGTCCAGCCCAGCAACAGTAGTGCATTGAAGAGATAGAGGTCCACCAAAGAAAATCAGAATAGAATTGGAAAACTCTTGAATCAAGCTTCTCTTTCTGCAGCTCCTCCACTAGgatgaattataattttcttagtGAGCCTGCAAACTTGTAGATGGAGAGGGCAAACTAGCTTCAACTACATGTCATATTGCTTCTACCACACTGATCGTACTTCAACTAGACGTAGTAAGTAAATTTATTTGGGTCAAAAACTACTACTTAAGCATTTTAGTTTTCCATCTGGTAGGTAAAATGTTTGATGGTTGTAATTGTTTAGGCGACACTATTCACTAGAGAGGCCTGGAGTGATTCGGGCTTAGAGAGATACCAAAAGTCTTTCTATAGGAGCATGGATTTGTTCTTGTCCATCATCCAGAGGAAGTGAATGAATGGCCCAAATTAACGAAGATGATACATAGGAAGTCTCGCGAgttaatttcttaaaaaagctcaaatatttaatattttattaattttagtataaatattttccttcacctaaaaatacacaaactatTAATATGATATCAATGTTAGCACGGAATCAGCTTTTTTCAATCGGTGGAACCTCAACGGCGACCACCCATCCCTCAGTTAGGGTCCCCTATAATGACAGAAGTGATAACCTTGATTGGGAGGTGGTGGCTGTCGATGAGCTCCCACCGACAACCCCTTCCTTCCATCATTTTTCGAATtcacttttttaatttttcaaatttgggTTTGCAGGCCTCACCGAAGGCCACCACTGCCCCTATAGGTTCGCTGGCCACATTGATTGGGGATTGGTGGCTAGCAATTCCCATttaaaattaaggaaaagtttatgcatgttaatattgatatatcaaattgataattattgtatttttatgtttaaaaaaaagttcgtgctagaattaataaaatgtaaaaaagcTTAGACTTTTCTAGGTAATTAATTCAGAGTCTCACAATATAGATTTTCCTCAAACACATGCTTGAGTAGTTTTTTTCATTCTTAggcaaaatatatacatatacaagtATTATATCGAaccattaattttcataaaaatattaactaaatattaataaatgcaGACATTCATGAGAGGCCTTCCTTCGTTTTGCAAGATCCTATCACGTAGACTTTAAGGACAGTCGCTCAATTTGCGATGGATCAAACATCAACTCAATACATTTTCCATAATTTCCATCATTAgttaataaattcataaataatttataaaattttaactgaAAATACTATAACCCatgtttatataaaatatataaaatattaactgAAAATTCTGGTCAGGTTTACTAGAACGTGTATATCGCGAGGGGAATATATGCACGGATGGGTTGGCGAATTATTCGCTAACACTCCCTCTAGGAGTTCATAGGATGAATAGCTATCCCCGCGGACTCGATCTTGTTCGGTTTGGAAATGTCACGAGGGTCACTATGTCtcaactttttattatttaattatcttttttaatacaattgggcttcgaccctcattcattaaaaaaaaaatcgaaatacCATAACTCATCATTATATTGCAtttctataaatatatttgacaaaaagattaactaaaaaatatacatatatacgcGAATGTCCCGGAACACGCTGTGCAAGAAGTCGAgtgattaataattatttcctttattttttacaatttaattgATGATTTCTCATGCTGCGTAACGGGGTGGGATCGGTAAAAATTTTTTTGAGATAGGGAGGGAGTAAGAGGTGGTGGCGCACGAACATCATCAAATTATTAAGCATATAATATGGAATTGAATTATATCCTATTTTTcccaaatatcaaattttaactttaacttaacacactacataataaaaacacacgtttcccaagtcaaatttataatcacatctcatttgtcatttttcacaatcaaaattaaaattaaaatcaaaattagtttaatttaaattcaaaCGCACCCTGATTGTTTGagtgaaaattaaattcatgATGGAGAAGATTAGgcttattattttatctttgatGATTTGACTAGAAATAACAAACGGCATTCAAAAATCATTACTCATAATTCGCATGTATAAAAAAGCGGTTTTATATTCGGTCAAATTTTGCTGGTATTTCTCACGTTATAAACATAGAATCATCGAAAATTTCTCTAGATAGTATTTCCAGCTTCGAAATGTCGTCGAGCGTCGCGGAGTTGGTATTCTTTTTCGTTTTCCTTGACCGCGCACCTAGGTGTCGGATTGATTTTGGCAAAATTTCACATGGCGTCGAATGTCTCGATGAACTTATCCCAACATTCGGAGCAAGTGAATAGGGGTATTTTGGTCAATGCATATTGATGTCTGACGTATAAATACCGTGGTCGGATGAGAGATCAGAGTCGCCATCGCCAGCACTTGGCATAGTCTTGGTGGGCGTCCCAAAATCAGACGCTGGTAGCCCGAGAAGCGGAGACGAAAATGGTCGGTGCCCCTGAGAAGGTGAAGATCCTCTCTCCCAAATCTCACTCCTTTCTTGCCGTTGTCTTTTCAGATTCAACAGAGATCGGTTGGTTGTGATCTGCGATCGTCCCGATCGTGGTTTCTGAAATTGGACATACGGTCTCTAGAGAGTTCTTCAATCGCCTGCTTTGATGGATTGCTGGATTTGTTGAATTATTTCGAatttcttggaattgagtacTGTATATTCGTGATTCGATGATTGGTTCGGGTTCCTGCATGCTTTGTGCTGCTAAAAACACCAGCTATTGATATTGGTTTATTGATCTTAAGAGGTTATGTAGTTTGGTTGCTTTGTAAATCCCTTTTGTCTCAATCTGAGAGCACCGGATAATGATACGGGTTTGTCGCTATACGGTTTAACATGAGATGGTGATGGACTAGTTTCGGATTGGGGAAGCTTGTGTCTAGCCGGAGGTTTAATCTTCGGACTGCATGTGCTTTGGTAAATAGAAGTATCTATGGAGCGAGTTGGTGATAGTCGTAGAGGAGAGATTATGTTTTGATGCTATTGTATCCTATTGTGGTAATACTGAACGTTTGGGAATTTCGAACATCTATGGTGTTTTGTTAGGTGGGCATGGATGATATGGAGTTCTCCAACTCATCATGGAAAACCTTTTACCTAGTGGCTGATGCTTAATTATGCAGCTCTGCTATATTAGCATAACTTGCTTGGAGGGTATAATTCATTAGAAAACCCACGCAATTTCTATATAGAGGTCCATTTAGTGCTTTGAGAAATAGCAGATATAGCTTATTGAATGGTGACCCCTGAACCTAATCCTATTGCTGATATTTCCATagtttttgtcggggtttttATTTTCGTAACCAGTAGAAATCAGAACCCTAACTTATCCACAAAACagaaaaaacaaagaagaaattaGAACCTAAGAATTGACGTTATGAAAAGGCTTATTTAGCAAGCTATTTCGAATTCAAACTGCAACCACTCAATACATGTTTTATTCCCCAAACTTGCAAGACAGAACGACTTGATGGCTGGAGATTTTGCTTTTTGCATTTATCAAGCATTCTTTAGGTCTTTGATATGCTGCTTGTCCTTTCAGATCTAACCTAGTTTACATTTTAAGTGCTTCCTTGGAAGAGTTAATAAAGCTAATAACCATATATTCTTTTGCCGTACTTTTTTACTTAAGCAGGACCCTAGAGAGGAAGTTATCCAAGCATGGTACATGGATGATAGTGATGAAGACCAAAGACTCCCTCATCACCGTGAGCCCAAGCAGTTTCTTTCACTTGAGCAACTTGCTGGTAAGCTTCTTTACATGCTCGTTGCTAGCATGTCATCTCTGACCCGTGCTGTTCGTTGGACTTACTTGGCATAACTATGGACTGATATTGCAGAACTTGGAGTACTTAGCTGGAGGCTGGATGCAGACAACTATGAAACAGATGAAGAGCTAAAGAAAATTCGTGAGGAGCGTGGATACTCTTACATGGTCAGTTGCTTTTTTCTGTTTTATCATATGTTGGATTTGTTATCAAGTTCCATCCTCGTTGTCACTTGTTAGACTGGACTTAGCCTGAGTCCAGTCGCTACTTGTATGGACAAATATTACTTAAAATAAATACCGAACTTTTAGATATTTTGGTCTAGCTGATGGGGTCAGTGGGTAAAGTAAGGTTCCCAACTTATCCCACTGATCTGATGCTAGTCTCTCTAGTGTTGTCTAGAAGTCTACGGTACACCACTGAAGCATATAAGCCTGAGGGTACCTATCGAATGCAGTATACTTTGTTTAACTATTGTTGCGTGGTCCATCTTCGAAGTGGCGCCCATGAAGGAATGTATTGTTTGATTAATACAGTGAAAAATCTCTGCAATATAATGTTTCAGGACTTCTGTGAAGTTTGCCCAGAGAAACTCCCCAATTATGAGGAAAAGATCAAGAACTTCTTTGAAGAGCATCTTCACACTGATGAGGAGATCCGCTACTGTGTTGCAGGGAGTGGTGAGTTCACtttgtttccttttctaaTTTAAATGTGCCTAACTTCCCCAACCATTTTCAGTGTTTTGACTTTTGCTTCTTTGAAGGCTACTTTGATGTCAGGGATCGCAATGATCAGTGGATTCGTGTATGGGTGAAGAAGGGTGGGATGATTGTATTGCCTGCAGGAATCTATCACCGGTTCACTTTAGATAGTGACAATTATATCAAGGTAATGTAGTGTCCTATGCATGCGTTACAGTCTTTACTCGTTTCAGCCAGGGTGATTTTGAAGGAACTGCTCCCTAGTGTATCCTCTATTTCGGCATCTTTATAAATACGCAAAGGCGATGATGACTCACCGCTTGTGTGATTGTTGTCCCTTTACTCCTTATCATTACCTCGGCATGAATATGATGAAGTCCAACAAGCTAATAGTAAAGAAGGATATAATATGATGTAGAGGCATGTCCTTGTATCTGGAAAAAGTCTTAGCTATTGTTGATGTCATCTAAATGCTTTGTCGCTTCCCATCTTTATATTCAATCTGTCTTTAAATTTCTTTCAGTGTGTAGTATAATACCATTTTTGCACGCAATGAATAATCTTGGTGGGAATGTTCATTGATGTAGCCTATATATGGACGCGACATGTCCATTGTAGGAAATATAACTTGAACTTTTATAGTTTTGATTACAAATCGTCATTTGATTTTGCAGGCAATGCGTTTGTTTGTCGGTGATCCAATTTGGACCCCGTTCAACCGCCCTCACGACCACCTACCTGCAAGGTATGTATTTGCTGATAATTGTAATCAGTGAAAATTTCTGCCATGAAGTATATGTTAGCATGCATGTGGTTCTTAAACATGATTGTTTAGTGAGGCTGAGGGCTGTATCTTCCCATGAACAGGAAGGAATATCTTGAGACTTTCGGGAAAACTCAAGTCGGGAACCATGCGGTTGATGCTGCAGCTTGAGAATATCACATAGTACCATATGTGTTATACTGTTGTGCTACAGTTTATATGAATGCTGTTTACTGAATGCTGTCTTTTGTGGCTTGCTTCTCCAGTCTCAACCTAATAATGTAATTATGCAAATTCCGCTTAGAGTCGGGCATCCCCtggaaataatatatacttttacGGAGGTCTGTATGTCTATATTGTCCGTTTGCTTGTCCATCTACTGTCTTCGGGTTGGTTCTGGGATGTTCCATCGGACTGCATAAAAGAGATCACTGCCATTTGTTTAGCATGGAATAGAGCTGGGAAGAGCATTTCATTTGAGCTTCTTGAGAATGAAAAAGCTATATTTGGATCTTGCTTGCTCATATCCTTGGAAATTTATATGGCTGGTGATTGCGTTAGCGAGCAATTTGTCTTCCTGGAGATGTCATGTACCTGCAGCACATAACTAAGCGAATCGCATTCT
The sequence above is drawn from the Punica granatum isolate Tunisia-2019 chromosome 5, ASM765513v2, whole genome shotgun sequence genome and encodes:
- the LOC116208406 gene encoding 1,2-dihydroxy-3-keto-5-methylthiopentene dioxygenase 2 translates to MVGAPEKDPREEVIQAWYMDDSDEDQRLPHHREPKQFLSLEQLAELGVLSWRLDADNYETDEELKKIREERGYSYMDFCEVCPEKLPNYEEKIKNFFEEHLHTDEEIRYCVAGSGYFDVRDRNDQWIRVWVKKGGMIVLPAGIYHRFTLDSDNYIKAMRLFVGDPIWTPFNRPHDHLPARKEYLETFGKTQVGNHAVDAAA